A genomic segment from uncultured Alistipes sp. encodes:
- the purE gene encoding 5-(carboxyamino)imidazole ribonucleotide mutase: protein MKVGVIMGSVSDYDVMSEAVAMLESFGVEFEKRVVSAHRTPDLLCEYAKTARERGIGVIIAGAGGAAHLPGMVASMTTLPVVGVPVKSRALNGLDSLLSIVQMPAGVPVATTAINGAKNAALIAVSILALQDTTLAAKLEAFRAKQTADVLKAELN from the coding sequence ATGAAAGTAGGCGTTATTATGGGCTCGGTGAGCGATTATGACGTGATGTCCGAAGCCGTTGCGATGCTCGAATCGTTCGGTGTGGAGTTTGAAAAACGGGTGGTCAGTGCCCACCGGACTCCGGACCTGCTGTGCGAATATGCCAAGACGGCCAGGGAGCGCGGTATCGGCGTGATTATCGCCGGAGCGGGGGGTGCGGCGCACCTTCCGGGCATGGTGGCCTCGATGACGACGCTGCCGGTGGTGGGGGTTCCGGTGAAATCGCGGGCCCTGAACGGCCTGGATTCGCTGCTGTCGATCGTGCAGATGCCTGCGGGGGTTCCCGTGGCCACGACCGCAATCAACGGAGCCAAAAACGCCGCACTGATTGCCGTTTCGATCCTGGCGCTGCAGGACACGACGCTGGCGGCGAAGCTCGAAGCCTTCCGGGCCAAACAGACCGCCGATGTCCTGAAAGCCGAACTGAACTGA
- the purK gene encoding 5-(carboxyamino)imidazole ribonucleotide synthase has protein sequence MKTIGIIGGGQLGLMIAEQAHVLGVRAVALDPAPDAPAFRVCDDHIVAAYDDAAALERLCRMSDVVTYEFENVPGEILIPLCGKYNIPQGYKPLYDSQDRLREKTNARNHGLQTPGFAAADDETSLRAAVRELGLPAVLKTRTLGYDGHGQLVLKSEADIERALPLLTVPCILEEFIPFDSEASIVMVADKEHVVSFPVGRNIHRDGILDLSIVPAAADAEVLARMKAQSEHFMRSCGYEGILAIEYFIRGGEIYFNEMAPRPHNSGHYTIEGCTTNQFRELVRYLIGEPLQEPRLVAPTVMKNILGQDLEAARAVAREGRPDTYVHIYGKTESRPKRKMGHITFVGITGEEYERQWAGRFVK, from the coding sequence ATGAAGACCATTGGAATTATCGGAGGCGGACAGCTGGGGCTGATGATCGCCGAACAGGCCCATGTGCTGGGCGTGCGGGCTGTGGCCCTCGACCCGGCGCCGGATGCTCCGGCCTTCCGGGTTTGCGACGACCATATCGTGGCAGCCTACGACGATGCCGCGGCGCTCGAACGGTTGTGCCGCATGAGCGACGTGGTGACCTACGAATTCGAGAACGTTCCGGGCGAGATCCTGATCCCGCTGTGCGGGAAATACAACATCCCGCAGGGTTATAAACCGCTCTATGATTCGCAGGACCGTCTGCGCGAAAAGACGAATGCCCGCAACCACGGATTGCAAACTCCGGGTTTTGCGGCCGCGGATGATGAAACGTCGCTGCGGGCCGCGGTGCGCGAACTGGGCCTCCCGGCGGTACTGAAGACCCGCACGCTGGGCTACGACGGCCACGGACAGTTGGTCCTGAAGAGCGAGGCCGATATCGAACGGGCATTGCCGCTGCTGACGGTCCCATGCATTCTGGAGGAGTTCATCCCGTTCGACTCGGAAGCGAGCATCGTGATGGTGGCCGACAAGGAGCATGTGGTGAGCTTCCCCGTGGGTCGGAACATCCACCGCGACGGCATTCTCGACCTGTCGATCGTCCCGGCGGCGGCCGACGCGGAGGTGTTGGCGCGGATGAAGGCGCAGAGCGAGCACTTCATGCGTTCGTGCGGTTACGAAGGCATCCTCGCCATCGAGTACTTCATCCGGGGCGGGGAGATCTACTTCAACGAGATGGCGCCGCGCCCCCACAACTCGGGCCACTACACGATTGAGGGGTGCACGACGAACCAGTTCCGCGAACTGGTGCGTTATTTGATCGGCGAGCCGTTGCAGGAACCGCGGCTGGTGGCCCCGACGGTGATGAAGAACATCCTGGGCCAGGACCTCGAAGCGGCGCGGGCCGTGGCGCGGGAGGGCCGTCCGGACACCTACGTCCATATCTACGGCAAGACGGAGAGCCGTCCGAAGCGCAAGATGGGCCATATTACCTTCGTCGGAATAACGGGCGAGGAGTACGAGCGGCAGTGGGCCGGCCGTTTCGTGAAATGA